The Oncorhynchus nerka isolate Pitt River linkage group LG9a, Oner_Uvic_2.0, whole genome shotgun sequence genome has a segment encoding these proteins:
- the LOC115118281 gene encoding beta-1,3-galactosyl-O-glycosyl-glycoprotein beta-1,6-N-acetylglucosaminyltransferase 3-like yields the protein MSLLRLSSSQRVFRNLSLIVLSGSVCLFLWAALRPCSDRKPLRSPDLLPLHYAVDLPACSAIIRGDIEGLEKEQLRRLLKTKKKSQLLSEAFYHNVTQDCQRFVTDREFITMPLSPEEEEFPIAFSMVIHEKIEMFDRLLRALYTPQNVYCVHIDQKSSEDFKSAVRAIVSCLPNVFVASKIESVIYASWSRVQADLNCMEDLLKSPVQWRYLLNTCGTDFPIKTNAEMVQALKLLNGKNSMESEVTNGYKKGRWQFHHNVTNTVVRTEVKKTPPPINTPMFSGNAYFVASRAFVRHVMKSQEVQVLLEWEKDTYSPDEHLWATLQRMTAVPGSNPSNSKYQQSDMNSIARVVRWSYLAGDVRSGAPYPHCSGTYRRAVCVYGAGDLQWLLNQHHLIANKFDPEVDDVAIRCLESYLRFKATHRVSLKTVESGSIVAKLLNVNRL from the coding sequence ATGTCTCTACTTCGGTTGTCAAGCTCTCAGAGAGTCTTCAGGAACTTATCTCTGATCGTACTGAGTGgctctgtctgtttgttcctgTGGGCCGCTCTCAGACCCTGCTCTGACAGGAAGCCTCTCCGCTCTCCAGacctcctccctctgcactacgcTGTAGACTTGCCTGCCTGCTCAGCCATCATCCGAGGAGACATAGAGGGCCTGGAGAAGGAACAGCTCAGGAGACTGCTGAAGACCAAGAAGAAGAGCCAGCTGCTGTCGGAGGCATTCTACCACAACGTGACACAGGACTGCCAGAGATTCGTCACAGACAGAGAGTTCATTACCATGCCTCTCAGCCCGGAGGAGGAAGAGTTCCCCATTGCATTCTCCATGGTCATCCACGAGAAGATTGAGATGTTTGACCGGCTCCTGCGTGCTTTATACACTCCTCAGAACGTCTACTGCGTCCACATCGACCAGAAATCATCCGAGGACTTCAAGAGTGCAGTTAGGGCTATCGTGTCCTGCCTACCCAATGTGTTTGTGGCCAGTAAGATAGAGAGCGTCATCTATGCCTCCTGGTCCAGAGTGCAGGCTGACCTGAACTGCATGGAGGACCTGCTAAAATCACCTGTCCAGTGGCGGTACCTTCTCAACACCTGTGGAACCGACTTCCCCATTAAGACCAACGCTGAGATGGTTCAGGCCCTCAAGCTGCTGAACGGAAAGAACAGCAtggagtcagaggtcaccaacGGCTACAAGAAGGGCAGATGGCAGTTCCACCACAACGTCACCAACACCGTGGTCAGGACAGAGGTTAAGAAGACCCCTCCACCTATCAACACCCCCATGTTCTCTGGCAACGCTTACTTTGTGGCATCCAGGGCCTTCGTCCGTCACGTGATGAAGAGTCAGGAGGTCCAGGTTCTGCTGGAGTGGGAGAAGGACACCTATAGTCCTGATGAACACCTGTGGGCCACTCTGCAGCGCATGACCGCTGTCCCAGGCTCCAACCCCTCCAACAGTAAGTACCAGCAGTCTGATATGAACTCCATAGCCAGGGTAGTGAGGTGGAGCTACCTGGCTGGGGATGTGAGGAGCGGAGCCCCCTACCCCCACTGCTCCGGGACCTACAGGAGAGCTGTGTGTGTCTATGGAGCTGGAGACCTGCAGTGGCTCCTAAACCAACACCACCTTATCGCTAACAAGTTTGACCCCGAGGTGGATGATGTGGCTATTAGATGTCTGGAGTCATACCTGCGCTTCAAAGCAACACACCGTGTATCATTAAAGACAGTGGAATCTGGGAGTATCGTAGCAAAACTATTAAATGTTAACAGGTTGTAA